Proteins encoded within one genomic window of Salipaludibacillus agaradhaerens:
- the dapD gene encoding 2,3,4,5-tetrahydropyridine-2,6-dicarboxylate N-acetyltransferase yields MKQMDANEIISFISNSEKSTPVKVHIKGDLEGIDFGNETKSFIQGHTGVLFGEWKVIQQVIKENEAKIEDFVVENDRRNSAIPLLDMKNIHARIEPGAFIRDQVDIGDSAVIMMGASINIGSVIGEGTMIDMNAVLGGRATVGKNCHIGAGAVLAGVIEPPSAKPVVIEDDVVVGANAVILEGVTVGKGAVVAAGAIVTEDVPSNTVVAGTPAKVIKEIDEKTKGKTEIKQELRKLSE; encoded by the coding sequence ATGAAACAAATGGATGCAAATGAAATTATTAGCTTTATCTCAAATAGTGAGAAATCTACACCGGTAAAAGTACATATTAAAGGTGACTTGGAAGGCATTGATTTCGGCAACGAGACAAAATCATTTATTCAAGGTCATACAGGTGTCTTATTTGGTGAATGGAAAGTAATTCAACAGGTGATTAAAGAGAATGAAGCAAAGATAGAGGACTTCGTTGTGGAAAACGATCGTCGAAACTCAGCTATACCTTTACTAGATATGAAAAATATCCATGCTCGTATTGAACCAGGTGCTTTCATTCGAGATCAGGTTGACATTGGTGATTCTGCTGTCATTATGATGGGCGCTTCCATAAATATTGGTTCGGTGATCGGCGAGGGAACGATGATTGACATGAATGCTGTTCTTGGTGGACGAGCAACAGTAGGTAAGAATTGTCATATTGGTGCAGGAGCTGTATTAGCAGGTGTTATTGAGCCGCCATCAGCTAAGCCAGTCGTTATTGAAGACGACGTGGTTGTTGGTGCTAATGCCGTTATTCTAGAAGGGGTGACGGTTGGTAAAGGCGCTGTTGTTGCAGCCGGTGCTATCGTTACTGAGGATGTGCCATCTAATACTGTAGTAGCAGGAACACCAGCGAAAGTCATTAAAGAAATCGATGAGAAAACTAAAGGAAAAACAGAAATAAAGCAAGAGCTTAGAAAGCTAAGTGAGTGA
- a CDS encoding N-acetyldiaminopimelate deacetylase yields the protein MLHQDDMSLHERLVTRRRALHQIPEKGFEEIKTQQFILDIVKQCPDDYLSYKTWQTGVLVFIAGRDSSKTIGYRTDMDGLPISEETECSFSSVHDGMMHACGHDMHMAITLALVEHFSVEQPQHNIVFIFQPAEEGPGGAKPMLASEAFQEWKPQEIYALHIAPELPVKTMATKPGILFANTSELFIDLHGKGGHAAYPHLTEDMVVAASHLVTQLQTIVARHVSPLDSAVVTIGKIEGGTKQNIIAEHARIEGTIRTLSLRAMKDIKERIEGMAKGIESSFKCGVTIDYGSNYCQVYNDENLTHELIDFARTSDHLTFKSCEKAMTGEDFGYFLEEIPGAMFWLGVESEAGLHSAKLNASEEALLPAVQFLKEWLGRR from the coding sequence ATGTTACATCAAGATGATATGTCGTTACATGAGCGCCTGGTGACTCGTCGCCGGGCGCTTCACCAAATCCCTGAAAAAGGTTTTGAGGAGATTAAAACGCAGCAGTTTATTCTTGACATTGTTAAACAGTGTCCTGACGATTACTTATCGTATAAAACATGGCAGACAGGCGTCCTCGTGTTTATAGCTGGAAGAGACAGCAGTAAAACGATCGGTTATCGGACTGATATGGACGGTTTACCAATTAGTGAAGAGACGGAGTGCTCCTTTTCCTCCGTCCATGACGGTATGATGCATGCGTGTGGACATGATATGCATATGGCCATAACACTAGCACTTGTTGAGCACTTCTCTGTTGAGCAACCTCAGCACAATATCGTATTTATATTTCAGCCTGCTGAAGAAGGGCCTGGGGGAGCTAAACCGATGCTCGCATCTGAGGCGTTTCAAGAATGGAAACCACAGGAAATATATGCTCTTCATATTGCACCTGAGCTTCCAGTGAAAACAATGGCGACAAAGCCAGGAATTTTATTTGCTAATACGAGCGAACTATTTATAGATTTACATGGTAAGGGAGGGCATGCAGCTTACCCTCATCTTACTGAAGATATGGTGGTGGCTGCCAGTCATTTAGTAACGCAATTACAGACGATTGTGGCACGGCATGTATCACCGCTTGACTCGGCAGTGGTGACGATTGGGAAAATCGAAGGTGGAACGAAACAAAACATTATTGCTGAGCATGCTCGTATTGAGGGAACAATCCGTACATTGTCACTTCGGGCGATGAAAGATATTAAAGAGCGTATTGAAGGTATGGCAAAAGGGATTGAGTCGAGCTTTAAGTGTGGCGTAACAATTGATTATGGCTCTAATTACTGTCAAGTTTACAATGATGAGAATTTAACTCATGAGCTCATTGACTTTGCTCGCACGTCGGATCATCTGACATTCAAGTCGTGTGAAAAAGCAATGACTGGCGAAGATTTTGGTTACTTCCTTGAAGAAATTCCTGGGGCCATGTTCTGGCTTGGGGTAGAGAGTGAAGCTGGGCTGCATTCAGCTAAATTAAATGCCAGTGAAGAAGCTTTACTACCTGCTGTTCAATTTTTAAAGGAATGGTTAGGGAGACGCTAA
- a CDS encoding YkuS family protein, with translation MPKIGVEPSLKDVEEALQAKGYDVVSLQNQEDAANCDCCVVSGQQENMMGIQDTNTQSAVISAQGLTANEVCERVEQSIKH, from the coding sequence ATGCCAAAAATCGGTGTAGAACCATCTTTAAAAGATGTGGAGGAAGCTCTCCAAGCAAAAGGATACGATGTGGTATCATTGCAAAATCAAGAAGATGCAGCAAATTGTGATTGTTGTGTTGTGTCTGGTCAACAAGAAAACATGATGGGTATACAAGATACGAATACACAGTCAGCAGTTATTTCTGCCCAAGGCTTAACCGCAAATGAAGTGTGTGAACGAGTCGAGCAATCTATCAAGCATTAA
- a CDS encoding mechanosensitive ion channel family protein produces the protein MQTWIQSINWSEIGTKALTVSIQLIGILIVFLIIRAIGKKFIATSFKKFSEQRNISHGRVHTLEKLASNVFSYILLFIVITLIVGVFEYDIAPLIAGAGIVGLAIGFGAQGLVSDIVTGFFILLERQLEVDEYVTVAGLDGIVEEVGLRTTRLRGFDGTVHYIPNREISSLSNHSRSNMRALVDMSISYDDNIDEAMEVMQKVCDKIAAEEELIKEGPHVVGVQNLGDSDVVIRIIAQTANMEQWGIERRLRKEMKEALDAHGIEIPFPHQVNLRKEVN, from the coding sequence ATGCAGACATGGATTCAATCAATTAATTGGTCTGAAATAGGAACAAAAGCATTAACCGTTTCAATCCAATTAATTGGTATCCTTATTGTTTTTCTCATCATTCGTGCGATAGGCAAGAAATTTATTGCCACAAGCTTTAAAAAATTCAGTGAACAACGTAATATTTCTCATGGAAGAGTCCACACATTAGAAAAATTAGCTTCTAATGTATTTTCATATATCCTACTTTTTATCGTCATTACCCTCATAGTTGGCGTATTTGAATATGATATTGCCCCATTAATAGCTGGTGCAGGTATTGTCGGTTTAGCCATCGGTTTTGGTGCTCAAGGCTTAGTTAGTGATATAGTAACAGGCTTCTTTATTCTCTTAGAACGCCAGCTTGAAGTAGATGAGTATGTTACGGTCGCTGGACTCGATGGTATTGTAGAAGAAGTAGGTTTACGTACGACACGTTTAAGAGGATTTGACGGAACTGTTCATTACATTCCAAATCGAGAAATCAGCAGTCTAAGTAACCATTCTCGTTCGAATATGAGAGCATTAGTCGATATGAGTATTAGTTACGACGATAACATCGACGAAGCCATGGAAGTGATGCAAAAAGTGTGTGACAAGATAGCCGCGGAAGAAGAACTCATTAAAGAAGGTCCACATGTTGTGGGTGTGCAAAATTTAGGTGATAGTGACGTTGTCATACGGATTATTGCCCAAACGGCTAATATGGAACAATGGGGTATTGAACGACGCCTAAGAAAAGAAATGAAGGAAGCGCTCGATGCTCATGGTATTGAAATTCCTTTTCCTCACCAAGTTAACTTACGTAAAGAAGTGAATTAA